The sequence GTAGACAACCACCGGCTAACCCCTCCCTAGGCGGGAGTAATCATTAGCACTAGGGCCTTTTTGTCGAGAGCCTGTACCTTACCGGCATCGCCGATATCCTGCACAATGCGTTCTAGCAGCTCCGCAGCGCGATCACGGTGCTGGTGCTCACGCCCTCGCAGGCGCACCAAAAACTTAACCGAGTCTCCCTTCGAGAGCCACTCCACAGAGCGTCGAATGCGGAGCTGGTAGTCAGACTCACCCACGTTGGGGCGCAGCTTGACCTCTTTCAAAGACGGCTTAGAGCTTTGCTTCTGCCGCTTACTCTGCTGGTACTGGAGCTTACCGTAATCCAGAATTTTGGCCACAGGGGCATCTTTGCCGTTAGAGACCACCACCAGATCAAGGCCTTGATCTTCCGCCAGCTTAAGCGCATCGCGGGTTTCCATGAGACCTCGGTTTTGGTTCTCATGATCGATCAGGAACACCTGGGGTGAGCGAATTTGCCGGTTTACCAGTTGCGTCTTAGAAATAAGTCGTCCCTCTCATAATTCAACAATGGGGCCAGGCACTTAGGGGCGAAGCCTCTGAATGGAGCGCTGGCTAGTGTACCGTACCCTAAGCCTAGGGAGCACTATCCAATAGGATATCAATAGAATAGCCCAGCTTCTAGGGGGTAGATGTGTCAAAATATCCGGTCTTAACAAAACAGTAGATCACCCAGGAAATTAGGGCTTCATGCCACTACCCTGGGGGCATACAGACGTCTTAGAGGAGGCCTATGGCCGCATATTTTGCCACCGTTGCCCGTGGGCTAGAAGCCCTGGCCGCTCAAGAACTAGAATCTCTCGGTGCCCAGGCAGTGGCACCGGGTTTTTGTGGAGTTGCCTTTGAGGGCGATCGCGAGCTGCTGTACCGGGTTAACCTGTGGTCACGGCTGGTTTTTCGGGTGCTAGTTAAGCTAGCCGATTGCCCCTGCCACGATGCCGACGATCTCTACCAAGGCATTCAGAGTATTGACTGGCGGCCCTACCTGTCTCCTGAGCTCACCTTTGCGGTCGATGCCACCGGCAAAAATAGCCGCCTGAACCACACCCACTTCACAGCTCTTCAAGTCAAAAATGCCGTGGTTGACCAGCAGCGCCAGCACTGGGGCGATCGCTCGACTATCGACACCCAACACCCCGAGGTGCGGCTGAATGTACACATTCAAAACGATACTTGCACCGTCAGCCTCGACAGCTCGGGCAGCAGCCTGCACCGGCGGGGTTACCGCCCAGCGGTTGGGGCCGCGCCGCTCAAAGAATCGTTAGCCGCCGCCCTAGTCAAGCTCACCGACTGGCCTGGCAACGTCCCGCTGTTTGACCCGCTGTGTGGCTCTGGCACGCTGCCGCTAGAGGCCAGCCTGGCGGCGTTAAATATTGCTCCAGGCCTCTTTCGCGAGGAGTTTGGCTTCCAGACCTGGCCCGATTTCGATGGCGACCTGTGGGATCGCCTGTGGCAGGAAGCCGAGGCCAGTCGAGGACCAGACTTAGATACCTGGGTGGGGGGGTGCGATCGCGATCCCGACATCATTCAGCAGGCTCAGCGCAACGCCCAACGCTGCGATCTGGCTGAGCAGATTAAATTCTGGGCTGCCGACCTAGCCGACCTAGAGGCCCCCGCCGACAGCGGCTATCTGCTGTGCAACCCGCCCTACGGCGAACGGCTGGGGGCCGACGATGACCTCGGGGCCTTCTACAAGTTGCTAGGCGACGTGCTCAAGCAGCGCTTTAAGGGGTGGACAGCCTTTGTGCTCAGCGGCAACAAAGCCCTGGCTCGACATATTGGGCTGAAGTCGGCCCAGCGGGTGGCCGTGTATAACGGCACTCTGCCCTGCCAGTGGCTGAAGTATGAGCTGTATTGAAGCCTATGTTGGGTTAGCCCTCAAACGTGGCAACCTCAGAGGTTGGATGACCAGGCTCCGAGTTCAGTGCATCTAGACTCAGGGCATCTAGGCTATGGCCCAATTTATCGGCCAGGCCCTCTACCCAGGCTTCGTCTTGGCGGGTGTAGCTGCGGGGGGCGTTGGCCGCCAAAATCAACGCGCCATCTTTACCCATGGGCTGGCAGATCACACCCTGGGTGTTTTCGGGTAAATAGTCAAACTCGACTCGCCCAGGGTAAATGCTGAGATTAACCAGATAGATGGCTTTGCCAGTCTCAAGTACCCGCTTCAGAATGGGGCCAGGAGTAACCTCGGCCTGGGGGGGTAAGATACCGCGCCGCAGCAGCACTTTGCCCTGGTGATAGACCACGACCGAACGGGTGACGGTGTTGGTCAACAGCAGATGCGAGGCCCAAGCCAGCTCAGTCTTAGTGGCTTCTGACAAGGCTGCGTCGAATTCTAGACCGGCTTCGCCTACCAGGGTAACCGCCTCCGGAGCGATGGGCTGAACCCGCTGCCAGATCAAGCCGGTCAAAATTAGCACGGCGCTCAAAATAACGCCCATCACGTCGGAGCGAGCCTGGGACTCGGTGAGCATTGGCGTGAGTACGCGGTTGAGCAGCAACAAAACGCCGCCTAGCCCCCCGACCACTAGGGGAAGCCGCCGCAGCACCCGATTTGGGTCAGTTTGCGCCATGGTTTAGAACGATCTCCCCTGCACTACTTCGTTAAGACGATTTTAAGGGAGCTAAGCCGCTCAAGGGGGAAATCAGACTGCAGGGTGCTGGCCTCTCAGGCAGAGAGGTCAGCACCCTGCCGCCTGCCGCGTTAGTTGTGGCAACCGCAGCCCGTGTGACCACAGCCCGTAGACCCCTCGGGGTGTCCGTTGGCACAGGCATCGCTGCAAAAATAGTGGCCGTCTTTCTCTAGGGCTTGGCTAGTATCGACAACGCACAGGCAGGAGTCGCAGGCGCATTTCATCTGAGTAACGGTAGTCATGGCAGGTTTCCTCTTAGATAAGTGAACTAGACTATTGCTCAAACACTTGAACAATCGTTCATAGATAGACAATAACACATGAACAGGTATTCAGGCATTATTTGGCCGTGCAATTTGCAGTGGGACGGGGCGATCGCCTAGAGGAGATAAGCTGGTTCTGCCTTAGCGCCTGTCTCAGCTCTAGCGGGGCTGGCACGACTGGTTCTTGTTTTGGGCAAAGGTGCTGGTTGAGATGGAATACTTTTAGCAATGGCTGCTGGAGAACGATTATGGCTGACCCGGTTCCCGCCGCTGAGTCTACTGCCGGTGCCCAGAATACTGGTGCTCATAGTGCCTGTGCCCACGAGGCCGGGACACCAGCGGTGGCAGAAATTTTAAGCATCGACAAAGCCCAGCGCATGGCGGAGTTTTTTGGGGTGCTGGGCGATCCCAATCGCTGGCGCATTCTCTCGGCTCTGGCCCTAAGAGAAATGCGCGTGGGGGAGCTAGCCGCCGCCGTAGCCATGAGTGAGTCGGCAGTGTCGCACCAGCTGCGGATTTTACGGGCGACGCGCCTGGTTAGCTACCGCAAGCGCGGGCGCAACGTGCTCTACTGCCTCAAAGACGACCATGTGTTTAACCTCTACCGCGAAGCCTCGGAGCACCTAGATGAACCTATGGAAGAGTGAGGTCAAAGGGGATGGGTCGGCAATGGCTGAGGCGGGGCATACCCACAGGATTCGGGGTTAGCCCACCAACCTGCTTTCACTGAGACGGTAGACTGAAGTATTGTCGGGTTGTCTTATAGTGCTATGACCGTTTCTCCCGTCGCCCAAAGCGCAGTTCAACCGCTGCTCAGTATTGCCCAGGCTACGCGTCAGGCCGCCCAAACCCTGGCCAGCCTCTCTACCGCCGAGAAAAACCGAGCCATTGAGGCCGTAGCGGCAGCCCTAGAGGCCAACGCCAATGAGATTGTGGCGGCTAACCAGGCCGACTGCGAAGCCGCTGTAGCGGACCAACTGGCTAAACCTCTCTACGGTAGGCTCAAGCTAGATGAGGTGAAGTTGGCGGGGGCGATCGCAGGTGTGCATGACGTGGCGCGCCTACCGGATCCGGTAGGCCCGGTGCAAATTCACCGAGAGCTAGACGAGGGGCTAGTGCTCAAGCGGGTTGCCGTGCCCTTGGGAGTGCTAGGGGTAATTTTTGAGTCTCGCCCCGATGCGGTGATGCAAATTTCAGCTCTGGCGATTAAGTCGGGCAACGGCGTGATTTTGAAGGGGGGCAAAGAGGCCGTGTGCTCTTGCACGGCTCTGGTCAAGGCGATTAAACAAGGCTTGCAGGAGGCGGGGGTAGACCCCGAAGCCGTGCAGTTGCTTACCACCCGCGAAGAAACCCGCGCT is a genomic window of Nodosilinea sp. E11 containing:
- a CDS encoding ArsR/SmtB family transcription factor, encoding MAEFFGVLGDPNRWRILSALALREMRVGELAAAVAMSESAVSHQLRILRATRLVSYRKRGRNVLYCLKDDHVFNLYREASEHLDEPMEE
- a CDS encoding cofactor assembly of complex C subunit B — translated: MAQTDPNRVLRRLPLVVGGLGGVLLLLNRVLTPMLTESQARSDVMGVILSAVLILTGLIWQRVQPIAPEAVTLVGEAGLEFDAALSEATKTELAWASHLLLTNTVTRSVVVYHQGKVLLRRGILPPQAEVTPGPILKRVLETGKAIYLVNLSIYPGRVEFDYLPENTQGVICQPMGKDGALILAANAPRSYTRQDEAWVEGLADKLGHSLDALSLDALNSEPGHPTSEVATFEG
- a CDS encoding metallothionein; protein product: MTTVTQMKCACDSCLCVVDTSQALEKDGHYFCSDACANGHPEGSTGCGHTGCGCHN
- the infC gene encoding translation initiation factor IF-3, which produces MSKTQLVNRQIRSPQVFLIDHENQNRGLMETRDALKLAEDQGLDLVVVSNGKDAPVAKILDYGKLQYQQSKRQKQSSKPSLKEVKLRPNVGESDYQLRIRRSVEWLSKGDSVKFLVRLRGREHQHRDRAAELLERIVQDIGDAGKVQALDKKALVLMITPA
- a CDS encoding class I SAM-dependent RNA methyltransferase, translated to MAAYFATVARGLEALAAQELESLGAQAVAPGFCGVAFEGDRELLYRVNLWSRLVFRVLVKLADCPCHDADDLYQGIQSIDWRPYLSPELTFAVDATGKNSRLNHTHFTALQVKNAVVDQQRQHWGDRSTIDTQHPEVRLNVHIQNDTCTVSLDSSGSSLHRRGYRPAVGAAPLKESLAAALVKLTDWPGNVPLFDPLCGSGTLPLEASLAALNIAPGLFREEFGFQTWPDFDGDLWDRLWQEAEASRGPDLDTWVGGCDRDPDIIQQAQRNAQRCDLAEQIKFWAADLADLEAPADSGYLLCNPPYGERLGADDDLGAFYKLLGDVLKQRFKGWTAFVLSGNKALARHIGLKSAQRVAVYNGTLPCQWLKYELY